From Candidatus Thermoplasmatota archaeon, one genomic window encodes:
- a CDS encoding winged helix-turn-helix transcriptional regulator → MTNTEWLGRAAAMAVVCALLLPGASVLGGTNELLVEGGVSTPAGEVPIESSREVPMVAAANPATSAVQSWHEAGAPGGEHANAYSDESGLAAGPSGQDPAQAPWPPGSDDQEIRTSGPGPVAEVDSSQAQPPPEARDAMPEEAQPLSEATSGTGAKLSAGVAPGLLGDEGASDRILLLDPALFERAALEGFLRSVEDRRPSYALGDAPPPGYVQDEFRGPQRNGWNPLATHHVETNSIGGPAPAPTAGGELPMEVVAGVAALSLALLLPALYSRMRRESSLDHATRAKVYELVRGVPGLTAREIGKRSEVSYSTAVYHLSRLVREGLVTSSRDGNRICYYTVGSWSLVEREVIPVLRNEEAMRVLQTVADNPWCYRAEVAAQLGVSTPTVNWHLKRLLALGLVREVREGRVSYLYADKELLAKALASIEEKAPGALPTTLAIEPARPAEPVLVTA, encoded by the coding sequence ATGACGAACACGGAATGGCTTGGACGCGCGGCGGCTATGGCCGTCGTCTGCGCGCTTTTGCTGCCGGGCGCCTCGGTGCTCGGCGGCACGAACGAACTTCTGGTGGAAGGCGGCGTGTCGACGCCGGCCGGCGAGGTCCCGATCGAGAGCTCGCGCGAGGTGCCGATGGTCGCCGCCGCCAACCCGGCGACGTCCGCCGTGCAATCGTGGCACGAGGCGGGCGCCCCCGGCGGCGAGCACGCGAACGCGTACTCCGACGAGAGCGGCCTTGCGGCCGGGCCCTCCGGACAAGACCCCGCCCAGGCGCCCTGGCCCCCCGGAAGCGACGACCAGGAGATCCGGACGAGCGGGCCCGGCCCGGTCGCCGAGGTCGACTCCTCGCAGGCGCAGCCGCCCCCCGAGGCGCGCGACGCCATGCCGGAGGAGGCGCAGCCCCTGAGCGAGGCGACAAGCGGCACGGGCGCCAAGCTCTCGGCCGGCGTCGCGCCGGGCCTTCTGGGCGACGAGGGCGCCTCCGACCGCATCCTGCTCCTGGACCCCGCGCTCTTCGAGCGCGCCGCGCTCGAGGGCTTCCTGCGCTCCGTCGAGGACCGGCGCCCCAGCTACGCGCTTGGCGACGCGCCCCCGCCCGGCTACGTGCAGGACGAGTTCCGCGGGCCCCAGCGCAACGGCTGGAACCCGCTTGCCACGCACCACGTCGAGACGAACTCCATCGGCGGCCCGGCGCCGGCGCCCACCGCTGGCGGCGAGCTTCCCATGGAGGTCGTCGCCGGCGTCGCGGCGCTCTCGCTTGCGCTCCTGCTGCCCGCGCTCTACAGCCGCATGCGCCGCGAGTCGTCGCTCGACCACGCGACGCGCGCCAAGGTGTACGAGCTCGTGCGCGGCGTCCCCGGTCTCACCGCGCGCGAGATCGGAAAGCGCAGCGAGGTCAGCTACTCGACGGCGGTCTACCACCTCTCGCGCCTGGTGCGCGAAGGGCTCGTCACGAGCTCGCGCGACGGCAACCGCATCTGCTACTACACGGTCGGCTCGTGGTCGCTCGTGGAGCGCGAGGTCATCCCCGTCCTGCGCAACGAGGAGGCCATGCGCGTCCTGCAGACGGTCGCCGACAACCCCTGGTGCTACCGCGCCGAGGTCGCCGCGCAGCTTGGCGTTTCCACGCCCACGGTGAACTGGCACCTGAAGCGCCTTCTTGCGCTGGGCCTTGTGCGCGAGGTCCGCGAGGGACGCGTGAGCTACCTCTACGCGGACAAGGAGCTTCTGGCCAAGGCGCTTGCCTCCATCGAGGAGAAGGCGCCCGGCGCGCTGCCCACGACGCTTGCGATCGAGCCTGCGCGCCCGGCCGAGCCCGTCCTTGTGACGGCCTGA